In Lemur catta isolate mLemCat1 chromosome 5, mLemCat1.pri, whole genome shotgun sequence, the genomic stretch TTGAGAAGCAGGGAAACAAAAGTTTAGTTTTTGGGGCTGAAACCTCCTGTGTTACTTCTCATTTTCCCAAGTTGGCCTTAGCATTGTATTCTAAGGATGTAACTGCATAACAGCCACTCTTAATGAGCACATCAGTGGCTCTGAAAAGAGCCTTTGGGAAGGAGAAAGCAAACAAGCCCTGCCTCAGGACAGCTTATGCTCGCTCGCCACGGATGCGGCGCGCGAGTTGAATGTCTTTGGGCATGATAGTCACTCGCTTGGCGTGGATGGCGCACAGATTGGTGTCCTCAAACAGGCCCACTAAGTAGGCCTCGCAAGCTTCTTGCAGCGCCATCACCGCTGAGCTCTGGAAACGCAGATcggtcttgaagtcctgggcaATCTCTCGCACCAGGCGCTGGAAAGGCAGCTTGCGGATCAGCAGCTCGGTCGATTTCTGGTAGCGGCGGATCTCCCGCAAGGCCACGGTGCCAGGCCGGTAGCGATGGGGCTTCTTCACACCACCGGTGGCCGGGGCGCTCTTGCGAGCAGCCTTCGTAGCGAGCTGCTTGCGCGGCGCCTTGCCGCCAGTAGACTTGCGGGCTGTTTGCTTTGTGCGGGCCATAACAGACGACAATCCTTCCAAAGCAAGCAACTGGAGAAAACGCGGCGAGACCAGAATTTATACCGATGACCCGATCCTGATTGGTCAGAACTGTGGTAGGAGTAACCTGATTGGTTTTTAATACAATCTGTATTTGGCTCCTACCACTTCCTCTGAATGGTTCCCCCACGCCCGTTTGCTGTTAACTTTTACTGTTTTCAACTAATCAAGTTAAGATTACCCCAATGGAAAGGGAATCTGACCTGGAACTTCAGGAAATCAGCCTTAACTGTCCTTAAAGACACTCATTTCCACTGGAGGCTTTTTCCTGTTTTagataatgtaaaaaatataagtaCACTAGAATAATTTACTTGTTAATCTTTCTAAAAAGTAGTTCCGTTTCCTCTTTCATTAAATCTGCTTTTAATAATTACGAAGAcccagaaaaaatgtttaaaaatagattgGCCCCTGGAACACCAGTACTTTAGTTTGCTCAGCGTGGTGTGGGTGAGGAGGAGTTTGGTATGTGCTTGACTAAATGATACCAATGAGTGGTATCTGACATCTTCATTAACTGATTTTGATGCAATCAAATGGCTTATCGTactattaaatatgtaaatcatGTGCTTGATTTAATCAGCATGCGGGAAGTGATGATGAGTTTACATCGGTCAATGATTAGGTCTTTTCCAGTAAAACGTTAGTAATTCTGGAAACAGCGTTTTGAGTTAGGACCGAGATTTTAGTTAAGAGACCATCAGGTTCTGCTGTAAAGACCCAGCAAAGCTAAAAAACTGTTGTTATATACCACTTAATATATTCGCCGGAATAATCACCGGAAGTACTTTTTAACGACCCAGGACCGTGTTTGTGGAGGGAACAGTAAAGGAGGTTGGCTCCATGGTATGATTCATTTAGGAAGCTAAATTTAATGTTCTTTACCCGGCATCAGTTAGTATCAAACCGAATGTGAAACTTATTTCACGTGCTTAAACTTAGCCGGGTATTCATAATAGGTTTAGAGAACAGTGCTCAGTTCTTCCACAGAAATGGCGGGTGGCTCTGAAAAGAGCCTCTGGTTTTAGTGCGAAATTTTAAGTTGTGATTTCAGACCTCATTTGCCCTTAGTCTTGTGGTGACTCTCGGTCTTCTTGGGCAATAGCACAGCCTGGATATTGGGCAGGACGCCGCCCTGAGCGATGGTGACTTTACCCAGGAACTTGTTCAGCTCTTCATCGTTCCGGATGGCCAGCTGTAGGCGGCGCAGGATGATACGTGTCTTCTTCTTGTCGCGAGCCGCGTTGCCCGCCAGCTCCAAGATCTCCGCGGTCAGATACTCCAGTACTGCAGCCAAGTACACCGGGGCGCCGGCCCCGACCCGCTCGGCATAGTTGCCTTTGCGCAGTAGGCGATGTACTCGCCCACAGGAAACTGGAGCCCGGCCCGGGAAAAGCGGGTCTTGGCTTTGGTACGAGTCTTGCCGCCCTGCTTGCCGCGTCCAGATATTATAAGATTACTTGTGACCTACACCAGAAAAATCTCAAAGCCCAAAAACGCAGATTTTATAGCCGTTGCTGggcgcaaaaaaaaaaaagagctaggcCATTGGCTAAACTTGCAGTTCCGTTTTAAACAATGCAAATGAAGTCTCTTAAAGTATGTGTTTTCATTGGATAATAATGATACTGACGTCATCACGAGTCATGTCCAATCAGACGGAGGACTGTACTGAACCTTATTTGCATATGAGCTGTATATAAAAGGGGCACCTCCTGCCTGACGCTTGGCTTTTTCTTTAAGTACATCTTGTCTGTTAAGTACTTTTGGGCTCTTTTCAACTATGCCTGAGCCGGCTAAGTCCGCTCCGGCCCCAAAGAAAGGCTCCAAGAAAGCAGTGACCAAGGCTCAGAAAAAAGATGGCAGGAAGCGCAAGCGCACCCGCAAGGAGAGCTACTCCATCTACGTGTACAAGGTGCTTAAGCAAGTCCACCCCGACACCGGCATCTCGTCTAAGGCCATGGGAATCATGAATTCCTTCGTCAACGACATCTTCGAGCGCATCGCGGGGGAGGCTTCTCGCCTGGCGCA encodes the following:
- the LOC123638404 gene encoding histone H2B type 2-E-like encodes the protein MPEPAKSAPAPKKGSKKAVTKAQKKDGRKRKRTRKESYSIYVYKVLKQVHPDTGISSKAMGIMNSFVNDIFERIAGEASRLAHYNKRSTITSREIQTAVRLLLPGELAKHAVSEGTKAVTKYTSSK
- the LOC123638796 gene encoding histone H3.1-like codes for the protein MARTKQTARKSTGGKAPRKQLATKAARKSAPATGGVKKPHRYRPGTVALREIRRYQKSTELLIRKLPFQRLVREIAQDFKTDLRFQSSAVMALQEACEAYLVGLFEDTNLCAIHAKRVTIMPKDIQLARRIRGEAVGMSGRGKGGKGLGKGGAKRHRKVLRDNIQGITKPAIRRLARRGGVKRISGLIYEETRGVLKVFLENVIRDAVTYTEHAKRKTVTAMDVVYALKRQGRTLYGFGG